In a single window of the Nicotiana tomentosiformis chromosome 8, ASM39032v3, whole genome shotgun sequence genome:
- the LOC138897515 gene encoding uncharacterized protein — MRDFEQLKPKLTTTPILTSPNWSFPFELMCDASDMAVGAVLGKCINKGFHPVYYASKTMNSSHVNYTIKEKDLLAIVFAIEKFRPYLIGAKFIVHTDHVEVPRFADLANFLVSGIISEEFTSNQRKKIKRDCKDYYWDEPYLFRICTDGVNKRCVPEEEHSDILGACHSSPYGGHHGGARTTAKVLSCGFYWPNLYIDATELVGRCDESQRAGGTSKKHEMPFTTILEIDIFDVWSIDFMGPFVSFYGNTYMLVMVDYVSKWVEAVSLPNNEARSVVTFLKKNTFTRFGQLPIIHKQVVKWKFPTER, encoded by the exons ATGAGAGATTTTGAGCAATTGAAGcccaagttgacaactactcctatccTTACATCTCCAAATTGGAGTTttccatttgagctcatgtgtgatgcaagtgatatggCAGTTGGAGCTGTTTTGGGGAAATGTATCAATAAAggttttcatccggtctactatgctagtaagaccatgaatagttccCATGTCAATTATACCATTAAGGAGAAGgatctccttgccattgtgtttgctattgagaagttccgcccatacttgataGGAGCCAAATTTATTGTGCACACGGATCATGTG GAGGTACCACGGTTCGCAGACTTGGCAAATTTCCTTGTGAGTGGTATTATTTCGGAAGAGTtcacttcaaaccaaaggaagaagatcAAGAGGGATTGtaaagactattattgggatgaaccatacctttttcgaATTTGCACGGATGGGGTGAATAAAAGATGTGTGCCAGAGGAGGAACATagtgatattcttggggcttgtcattcttctccctatggtggtcatcatggtggagcaagaacaacGGCTAAAGtcctaagttgtggtttctactGGCCTAATCTCTACATAGATGCAACTGAGTTGGTGGGAAGATGTGATGAATCTCAACGAGCTGGCGGAACTTCAAAGAAACATGAGATGCCCTTtacaaccatcttggagattgatatttttgatgtttggagcattgacttcatgggcccttttgtgagttttTATGGCAACACCTACATGTTGGTCATggtggattatgtgtctaaatgggttgaagctgtcTCTTTACCCAATAATGAGGCTAGAAGTGTGGTgactttcttgaagaagaacactTTCACAAGGTTTGgacaactccctatcatccacaagcaagtggtcaagtggaagtttCCAACCGAGAGATAA